CTTTGCACTGCAGTCCTGTTTGTTTGCGGTGTATTTTAGCATATGAAATATGTTGCTTGGGAGTCAAGGGGAGAGAACTGACTAGACTcccaaatattaaaatattaaaaataattgtttctttTAGACTGCTCAGATCAAAATAATAAAGAACAGCTGTAAATCTTAGTATTAGAAATGGAACTTTCTGTTGGATAATCATATTTTGATGTGTCATGCTTTAAACCTGTATTTTCTTTTGGAGCAGAAAGAAGAACTTTCCAATGGGACGTCTGAATATTTTACTGAATCTGCTGAGAACAAGAAGCGTAAGATTAGTCTGAGTGAGCAAATAAAGCGAGACATCCTGAGAAAAATGTATGCCACTATTCTTTATAAACTTTTGAACTTAgcttatgaaataaaattttaaataatatagaATTTTAACTAATATAAGCTACTTTACAAAAGATTGTTTTAAATTACTGAAAGATTACTACTGTAGTGTGGATAAGCACATAAAATGATTGTTGTTTTTTACAGCGTGGAGAAAGCTATTACAACCCACATAGATGTCACACATAGCACTAGGCAGAGTCAAAACAGGCTGTTTTTCCTTGAATGAAGCTCTGAGCCAAAATAAATATATGATGCTTGAATCGGGTGAAAAACacttcacaaatattttttttgttgttcattTTGAGACTCTGGATCAATAGTAACAATTAAAGAGTATCCCAGGTGGAGTGGATGGGGAGAATGAGCTGATCAGCTGAACTTGTCACTGCTCATGTGGTACCAGGACTCCATCCCAACTTGTGGGAGATGCCAGCAGCCCCAAATCACCTGTGAAATCAGGGATTTGCTGCACACCCTGGCAACTTTTCTTTTTACCACTGTTGTCTCATCTGTGTTGTCTTTAGCAATGAGATTAGCTTTGGAGGTATGCCAGCTCTACCTGTTTTGGATGTGCCCCTTTGACAGGAGTTAGATGGGCtgtcctgggagctgctgggcagcaaAACGTGGTATCAGCCTGGGGCCATCTCTAGCAACGTCTTTAGACTCAAAATGCAGCTTCAGGACTGAGGTATAAAGTTCATCTTACGGGCTGTGTGAAATGCAGATCCATAGGTAACACACTGCTGAGGAGTGTGATAGTGTTTGTGTACTGACACTCCTCAGGTCCCTTGTGATCCTGTTTTCCTGTGTAATTCCTTTCAGAATATCATCTACTTGCATTACCTAAGTCCTTGCCAGATGAATGGGCTTGATACTAGATGAGTAGTGGTTAACTTTAAAGCAATGCTTTGAAATGTCCTGGGAAAAATTCCAGAGGAACATTCTAAAATAGAGATTAGGAGCTCTCACACAGAGGCACACTCACTGCCTCTCCCGCCTGCCCCCTCTGTCCTGCAGATATACATTATACATGGGGATGTATGGGAATGGTTTGCAATCATTTAGGCACTTAGGAAATGCTATTTTATCTAGCCGGTTCAGAAAGGAATTCAATATACTTCTGCTCTGTTGACCTTTAACATCTGTAATGAATCCAGTTCTGCCTCTTGGAAAAGAGTGTGAACTCACTCCTTCATGGCTTGGTCATTAATAAATAGGGCTCTCCCCTAGCACAGTGGAAAATCAGATGGATAACGCTTGATATGATCCACACTAGACAAACACTGCTGCTTGTCAAGATGATACACAGGGATGTTTTCCATGTTCAGAAATTGGGTGGCCCAAGTGGTATTTCAGAGTTGGAAAACAGTAAGTGGAGTCGTAAGTAGAGTAAGTGGAGTAAAGgttcattttaatttaaaaaacaaaattcctttttattGCAGTGTGAAGAGGACAAAACCAAGGAGAAGTAGTGCAAGCAAACCTCAAATCAGCAAGGACTCCAAGAAAGTGTATCTTGGCTGGGCAGACTCACAGACAGAGAACAGAGACTGTGAGACTTCTCTCAGTGCTCGGTCTGCTGTGAAACGTAGGAGCCCAGGCCTGCTGAAGGACTGCACAaacacagctgagagcagcctggggcttcctgtgctggagcagagaaaCGATGTTCATCAGAGAGAGCCAGAAGAGGTTCACAGCCAGCACAAACCTCACTCTCTGGAGTGGTCGGAGGCGAGTCTGCTAAGTGAGAGCCCTCCTtgcagctctgggacagcacGGCCGGCTCCTAGACAAAGTCAGAGGGTGACCAGAGCACAGGCTCAGCTCGACAGCCCTGGTTCAGAGGAAGAGTTGGAGCATTTCACAAAAGTGTCCTCTGAAGGGACTCCTTTAACTTCTATCAATACAGAAATGAGTAAGTGTGATGATCATTGTTTGAGTCCATTCCTCGAGGAGAAGACACCTCTTAATTCCAGGTTGTTTTCAAAGCAAGACGTGGCAAAGACTGTGGTTGACAAGAAGTCACTGACTTTGAGAAAAAGTCCCTCCTGGTCTCTTTTTGTGAGCAGCAGTGGAGTGCAGACAAGCCAAAGTGAGCCAAGCACAGCCCCTGAAGAGCTGCCTGCAGTGCCAACATCAGGTCTAGAACTGCACCCCGTGTCTTCAGAGAAGCtttcccaaaaaagaaaaaaagaagtggaaAATGGTCTCGGGAAGTTAAAACTGCGAAGGCTTAAGAAGTCAAAATCTGAAATACTGCCTTAATAGCATGGGTGGTCAGCCAAGGTTGTGCCTAAGCAAAGAGCAGGAAGCAATTCAAAATGatggaaaacaataaaaatacaaaatcaaaATTAGAGAACACATTAAGAAAATTTAGTTACCTAAGGATCTTAGTCATTTGGCACTGTAATAAAGGTAATCCTTTTAAGTCTTTAGGAATTAGTCATGATTATTGCACAAGTCATCATCATATttatagaaagaaaaatctcttacaaaataatatttactAAGCAAAATTTTAGATTTATACATATTCAGTGCTATTAAAAAGTCATATCAGCTGCTGACAGCAAAAGTTAAAATTCCTTGTGTGATCTGTTAGCAGCTGCAGTTATTTGGTCTCTTGCTTGATTCTGAGCATGTAGTTTATTTTAGTAAAAAATTAACCCTTCCTCTATATTAGAAATCCCTGGTTTACTAACATGATCTTTACAGCAATAAAGCAAATTAAGTTTATTTCAAATAACTCTTAACCAGGATTAATGGCTGATGATTTGAGGTCCACTTCTTCAGAGAAGTTTCAAAATAACTATAGTTTCtgcttgtgttgttttgatatGAACATTTAATTCTAGCCCATGTTGTGGATACAAGTCATCATGCATTCAGTCTTGGGGGAAAATGAAGGTTCCCTTTATATATTTAGATTTATGTATTTACACCTGGATGTGCAAACATTGTTCTTGGGTGAAGTTCACatataaacatatatacacatctTCATGGATACATGTTTCAAAATCAGGCCTTGCTTGTGTGCAAGGGCAACACGCT
The genomic region above belongs to Passer domesticus isolate bPasDom1 chromosome 3, bPasDom1.hap1, whole genome shotgun sequence and contains:
- the SLX4IP gene encoding protein SLX4IP isoform X1 produces the protein MASNKFVIKCGNFAVLVDVHILPQGSIKDTSWFSDHEKEWFLFQEVCKLLEEVVASRVRHYLEAPKQRGQWKPMEQGSSGPLFLTANSLHITAYFMKRWVNLRCALGKHYRELRVFPEKFIVCVSKLDFDPSAWTCDDGVLQKEELSNGTSEYFTESAENKKRKISLSEQIKRDILRKIVKRTKPRRSSASKPQISKDSKKVYLGWADSQTENRDCETSLSARSAVKRRSPGLLKDCTNTAESSLGLPVLEQRNDVHQREPEEVHSQHKPHSLEWSEASLLSESPPCSSGTARPAPRQSQRVTRAQAQLDSPGSEEELEHFTKVSSEGTPLTSINTEMSKCDDHCLSPFLEEKTPLNSRLFSKQDVAKTVVDKKSLTLRKSPSWSLFVSSSGVQTSQSEPSTAPEELPAVPTSGLELHPVSSEKLSQKRKKEVENGLGKLKLRRLKKSKSEILP
- the SLX4IP gene encoding protein SLX4IP isoform X6, which translates into the protein MEQGSSGPLFLTANSLHITAYFMKRWVNLRCALGKHYRELRVFPEKFIVCVSKLDFDPSAWTCDDGVLQKEELSNGTSEYFTESAENKKRKISLSEQIKRDILRKIVKRTKPRRSSASKPQISKDSKKVYLGWADSQTENRDCETSLSARSAVKRRSPGLLKDCTNTAESSLGLPVLEQRNDVHQREPEEVHSQHKPHSLEWSEASLLSESPPCSSGTARPAPRQSQRVTRAQAQLDSPGSEEELEHFTKVSSEGTPLTSINTEMSKCDDHCLSPFLEEKTPLNSRLFSKQDVAKTVVDKKSLTLRKSPSWSLFVSSSGVQTSQSEPSTAPEELPAVPTSGLELHPVSSEKLSQKRKKEVENGLGKLKLRRLKKSKSEILP
- the SLX4IP gene encoding protein SLX4IP isoform X3, coding for MASNKFVIKCGNFAVLVDVHILPQGSIKDTSWFSDHEKEEVCKLLEEVVASRVRHYLEAPKQRGQWKPMEQGSSGPLFLTANSLHITAYFMKRWVNLRCALGKHYRELRVFPEKFIVCVSKLDFDPSAWTCDDGVLQKEELSNGTSEYFTESAENKKRKISLSEQIKRDILRKIVKRTKPRRSSASKPQISKDSKKVYLGWADSQTENRDCETSLSARSAVKRRSPGLLKDCTNTAESSLGLPVLEQRNDVHQREPEEVHSQHKPHSLEWSEASLLSESPPCSSGTARPAPRQSQRVTRAQAQLDSPGSEEELEHFTKVSSEGTPLTSINTEMSKCDDHCLSPFLEEKTPLNSRLFSKQDVAKTVVDKKSLTLRKSPSWSLFVSSSGVQTSQSEPSTAPEELPAVPTSGLELHPVSSEKLSQKRKKEVENGLGKLKLRRLKKSKSEILP
- the SLX4IP gene encoding protein SLX4IP isoform X5, encoding MASNKFVIKEVCKLLEEVVASRVRHYLEAPKQRGQWKPMEQGSSGPLFLTANSLHITAYFMKRWVNLRCALGKHYRELRVFPEKFIVCVSKLDFDPSAWTCDDGVLQKEELSNGTSEYFTESAENKKRKISLSEQIKRDILRKIVKRTKPRRSSASKPQISKDSKKVYLGWADSQTENRDCETSLSARSAVKRRSPGLLKDCTNTAESSLGLPVLEQRNDVHQREPEEVHSQHKPHSLEWSEASLLSESPPCSSGTARPAPRQSQRVTRAQAQLDSPGSEEELEHFTKVSSEGTPLTSINTEMSKCDDHCLSPFLEEKTPLNSRLFSKQDVAKTVVDKKSLTLRKSPSWSLFVSSSGVQTSQSEPSTAPEELPAVPTSGLELHPVSSEKLSQKRKKEVENGLGKLKLRRLKKSKSEILP
- the SLX4IP gene encoding protein SLX4IP isoform X2, which encodes MASNKFVIKCGNFAVLVDVHILPQGSIKDTSWFSDHEKEWFLFQEVCKLLEEVVASRVRHYLEAPKQRGQWKPMEQGSSGPLFLTANSLHITAYFMKRWVNLRCALGKHYRELRVFPEKFIVCVSKLDFDPSAWTCDDGVLKEELSNGTSEYFTESAENKKRKISLSEQIKRDILRKIVKRTKPRRSSASKPQISKDSKKVYLGWADSQTENRDCETSLSARSAVKRRSPGLLKDCTNTAESSLGLPVLEQRNDVHQREPEEVHSQHKPHSLEWSEASLLSESPPCSSGTARPAPRQSQRVTRAQAQLDSPGSEEELEHFTKVSSEGTPLTSINTEMSKCDDHCLSPFLEEKTPLNSRLFSKQDVAKTVVDKKSLTLRKSPSWSLFVSSSGVQTSQSEPSTAPEELPAVPTSGLELHPVSSEKLSQKRKKEVENGLGKLKLRRLKKSKSEILP
- the SLX4IP gene encoding protein SLX4IP isoform X4 is translated as MASNKFVIKCGNFAVLVDVHILPQGSIKDTSWFSDHEKEEVCKLLEEVVASRVRHYLEAPKQRGQWKPMEQGSSGPLFLTANSLHITAYFMKRWVNLRCALGKHYRELRVFPEKFIVCVSKLDFDPSAWTCDDGVLKEELSNGTSEYFTESAENKKRKISLSEQIKRDILRKIVKRTKPRRSSASKPQISKDSKKVYLGWADSQTENRDCETSLSARSAVKRRSPGLLKDCTNTAESSLGLPVLEQRNDVHQREPEEVHSQHKPHSLEWSEASLLSESPPCSSGTARPAPRQSQRVTRAQAQLDSPGSEEELEHFTKVSSEGTPLTSINTEMSKCDDHCLSPFLEEKTPLNSRLFSKQDVAKTVVDKKSLTLRKSPSWSLFVSSSGVQTSQSEPSTAPEELPAVPTSGLELHPVSSEKLSQKRKKEVENGLGKLKLRRLKKSKSEILP